The region CAATTGGTCTAAAACAAAGAGGCCATATGCTGTGTTTTTCCTAGCTCCTACAACCGCTAGCAGCTTCTGTTCCAATAAAGCTAAGTTTCCTTGGTAAAAAAGCACAACAGGAGGATTGTAAATTTGTCTTAAATATTCAGGATAGCGGTTATCTAAAATCGTCAACCAATGAATGTGTTCTTTTTTATACCGCTCCATCACTGCTTCTAGTTGAATAGCTGCATAACTGTTTAAAAAAATGGCTGTATTCTTTGAGGATAAGGCTGCTTTTATTGCCAGCTGTGCAGCAGATAAACCAGTATCATCTAATAAAGCCGTTAACATTCGAATTTGGGTGATGGGGCCTACTCCCCGGCAATGTGCTAGATGAAAAATTTTATTTCTTAGTAAATGATCTTCCATTCTGTTTGCTCCTTTTCCTAATAGTAATTATGACACTAATATCAAAAGTACTATCCGCAAAATCATCCCCTATTCATTTATTTTCAAAAAAAAAATAGAGAAGGATGAGACAACAGTCTTATCCTTACTCTATTTTTTAATTCTTTTTCTTAGCGTGTTTTAAAATAGAGTTAATTTTTCTCTCACTGGAGCAAAAGAATGGCGGTGAATCGGACAGACTCCTAATCGGTCCAATCCCTCTAAATGATTTTTAGTTCCATACCCTGCATTTTTAGCAAAGTCATAACCCGGATAGAGAAGATCGTACTCAGCCATTATTCGGTCACGTGTCACTTTTGCAATAATACTAGCCGCTGCAATCGACAGACTTTTAGCATCGCCTTTAATGAAACTTTCTTGCGGAATCGCTGTCGGCAATTGCATCGCATCAATTAAAAGATGGTCGGGAACGATCGGTAATTGCTGGATAGCCTCTAACATAGCCAATTTAGTAGCCTGGTAGATGTTTACTTCGTCAATGATATCATGTTCTTTTATGCCAATACCGATTCCTAAAGCCGTTGCTTGAATTTCATCAAATAATTGTTCTCGTTTTTCATGGGAGAGTTGTTTTGAGTCATTGATCCCCAAAATAGAAACATCTTTTGGTAAGATGACTGCTGCTGCTACCACTGGTCCAGCTAAAGGACCACGTCCGACTTCATCAATTCCAGCAATCATACTATCCTCTTGGTTGTTCCACAATCGGTTTTCAATCTGCAGCATTCTTTGTTGTTGTTCTTTTAAGTCTTGCTGTTTCTTAAAACTTTTTTGCCATGATTTTAAAGCTGCGGCGACTCCTTTTCTCGGATCGGCTTGCAGAACAGCCAATCGTTCATCGAGTGGGTGATCAATCGTTAAAAGTAGTTTTTTTATAGCCGCAATCGATAAAGGTTTATCCATCTTATTTTTCACCTGTTTCTGATAAGGGGGTAGATGGAACTGTATCAAGTGTATAACGGCCTACTTTTCCATTTCGTATTTCATAAATAATCATTTCTGCTGCGCGGCTGTAATCTTCTCTAAATCCTCTTCTTTCACTAATCAACATTAACAACTCTGGAGGCGTCAAAGCCAACTCTGCTGCAGATAAATTATAGCGAGCCGCTAAATTTTCAGGATAATTTTTTTGAAATCTTTCTATTCCATATAAAGCTATATCATCCAACTGCAAAATAGTATCTTTTATGGCACCTGTCAAAGCTAGTTTTTTACCTGTTTCTGGATCTTCAAATTTTGGCCATAAAATACCCGGCGTATCCAATAAATCCAGCTCTTTATTTAATCTTAACCATTGTTGTGCTTTCGTAACACCCGGTCTGTTCCCTGTTTTAGCAATATTCTTTTTGACAAATCGATTGATCAAAGTAGATTTTCCAACGTTTGGAATGCCGATACTCATTGCCCGGATAGCTCGTGGTTTTCGCCCTTGAGCCGCCATACGGTCAAATTTAGGTTTTAATAATCTTTTGGCCTCACTCATTACTTTTTTCATCCCAATACCTTCTTGAGCTACGATCGGCACAGCAGAAATTCCTTGTTTGTTAAAATAAGCTACCCATTTTTGAACTAAAGCAGCATCAGCTAAGTCGCTTTTATTTAAAATGACAATGCGCGGCTTCTCTCCAATTAATTCGTCTAAAATAGGGTTGCGACTAGAAAGCGGGATTCTGGCATCTACTAATTCAAAAACGATATCTACTAGCGTTAATTTTTCTGTTACTTGTCTTCTGGCTTTAGCCATGTGTCCTGGAAACCACTGAATTGTTGTCATTTTTTTCTCTCCTTTACTATTTTTCATAAAAAAAGGTGACGAGCATGCTGCTCATCCCTTTTTTAATGAAGCTTTTTTTTATTAATGGTTGACCATTCCAAAATCTTTTAAAGGCCAGATGCGTATATCTGTTGTTCCTGTGACTGTAGCAGCATCAACAAATCCAAAAGAACGGCTGTCTTTTGAGTTGGTTCGATTGTCTCCCATTACAAAATAAGAACCTTTTGGAACTTTTTCCATACCGGTCACTGAAGCTAATGTGAAATTATCCGTCAGTACCTCTCCAGGTGCTAGGTTTGCTTTAGCTTCATCTAAATAAGGCTCCTTAACAGCTTCTCCATTCACATACAGCTGATCATCAGTAACCATTATTTCATCACCTGGCACGCCAATGACACGTTTGATGTATTGTTTACCAGGATCATCGGGTGCAGGGAAAACAATCAAATCAAACCGTTCTGTTTTTTCGATTTTATTTAAAATCAGTCGATCTTGATCATGCAATGTTGGGTACATTGACTCTCCATCCACACTTACGGGCACAAATAAAAAATGACGAATAAGTAAAAAGATAATCACTGCTACAATAATGTATAAAAGCATACTGCCCGCTTCTGCCGCCCAGCTTTTTTTCTGATTGTCTTCGGGTTTCTTTTCCCCGTTATGACGAATACGCCTAGCCTCAAAAGACTCTGTTTGAGAATCTCGTCCATCCGAATAAGTTGTTTTACTCATTAATTACCACGACCTTCTGCTAATTTATTGAACAATAGACAAACGTTGGAACGGAAAATAAATCATTGATGTTTCACCAATAATAGCAGATGCAGGTACGGAACCAAAATAACGACTATCATTACTTGATCTGCGATTATCCCCTAAAACAAAATATTCATCTTTAGGTACCACAATTTTACCTGTCAACTCTTCTAATGTAAAATCAGAAGTCCATGAACCGCCAACATTTTTCACAAAGTCATTTTCTAAAAAAGGTTCTTGCACTAATTTATCGTTGATATACAATTCATCATTTTCGTATCTTAACGTTTCATTAGGTAATCCAATCACTCTTTTAACAAGTATCCGATTGGAAGCATCTCTAAAGACGATTAAATCAAACCGATTGATATGATAAATTGTTTTCACAATAATTTGATCATTCGGTTGAAAAGTCGGCATCATGGAATTTCCTTCAATGGTCATTGGCAGAAAGACAAAGTTTCGAAAAAAAGCTGTCAGTACCACTGCTAATAAAAAGGGTTTAAACCAATTCCATAACTGGTTCTTCCATGTCTTTTTCTCCATATCTGTCGCCCCAAACTTATCTATTTATCTTTATCATACAAGAAAACAGCAAAAATAACTATTTATTTCCAACGGTTATTCGATAAAAAAAGGAAGAAGCATTTACTCATCTTCCTTTTTCATCCTTAAGGGTTTCGTTTAGTTCTCTTTTAAATAATCTAGCCCTTTTTTATATTGTGTATCGTTATCTTTTATTAAATTGCGCAGACTTTCGAGCATTTCCGCAGTTGTATCTCCAGTCACTATACCATCTTCATCCAATTGGTGATCGGCTTGAAATTGTTTTACCGCTGCTGTCGTTTTTTCATCAAAGTAACCATCAGCTGATCCAACAGAATAGCTTAAAGCATCTAGTACTTGTTCGATATTTTTTACTTCATCTGACACATCGCCTGATTTGTATTCCTTCGTACTGTCGATGACTAATAGTTTTGTATAAGCAGGTAATTCTACTGGTAGAGTGGGTTCGATGCCTTTTTCATTGATCCATTCACCATTAGGCATTAACCATTTAGCGATTGTCAATTTCAACTCACTTTTATCAGGAAAAGCGGCAACCGTCTGAACAGTTCCTTTTCCAAACGTTTTTGTTCCAATAATTTGCATATTAGCTGATTCTTTCAACGCTCCTGCTAAAATTTCAGAAGCACTCGCACTACCTTCATCCACCAATAAAACAGACGGTTCGGTAACTTTAAAATCGCCCATCGTTTTGTTATCTGCCACAATTTTAACCGCTTCTTGGTCTTTTTCTTGTGTCTGCATGATGGTTGAACCTTCTTCAACAAACATATTAGAGATGTTCAATGCTCCCTCTAATAAACCACCAGGATTTTGTCTAACATCAAATATAAACGATGTTGCTCCTTGTTTTCTTAACTCTTTAACCGCTGTTACCAATTCATCATAAGTCGGATCTGAAAAACTAGTAATTGCAATATATCCGATCGTTGGATCCGTTTCATCTAAATTGTAAATCACTGTTTCTACAGGAATCGTATCACGTGTAAC is a window of Carnobacterium mobile DSM 4848 DNA encoding:
- a CDS encoding S41 family peptidase, translated to MQEEPEKKKKVNVKIGTYLMSLLAVAVVSVGITYVITERNEQKALLEEQTTQNNGEFSKIEAVYQQLLTKYYQDVDGDKLIEGALTGMVDAVGDPYTQYLDVSESTSLNDTISASFEGIGAEVMKQGDSIMIVSPIAGSPAEKAGLKPNDILLKADDKNLSGLALNEAVSFIRGEKGTDVVLTIQRGDNTFEVTVTRDTIPVETVIYNLDETDPTIGYIAITSFSDPTYDELVTAVKELRKQGATSFIFDVRQNPGGLLEGALNISNMFVEEGSTIMQTQEKDQEAVKIVADNKTMGDFKVTEPSVLLVDEGSASASEILAGALKESANMQIIGTKTFGKGTVQTVAAFPDKSELKLTIAKWLMPNGEWINEKGIEPTLPVELPAYTKLLVIDSTKEYKSGDVSDEVKNIEQVLDALSYSVGSADGYFDEKTTAAVKQFQADHQLDEDGIVTGDTTAEMLESLRNLIKDNDTQYKKGLDYLKEN
- the lepB gene encoding signal peptidase I — its product is MSKTTYSDGRDSQTESFEARRIRHNGEKKPEDNQKKSWAAEAGSMLLYIIVAVIIFLLIRHFLFVPVSVDGESMYPTLHDQDRLILNKIEKTERFDLIVFPAPDDPGKQYIKRVIGVPGDEIMVTDDQLYVNGEAVKEPYLDEAKANLAPGEVLTDNFTLASVTGMEKVPKGSYFVMGDNRTNSKDSRSFGFVDAATVTGTTDIRIWPLKDFGMVNH
- a CDS encoding ribonuclease HII, which encodes MDKPLSIAAIKKLLLTIDHPLDERLAVLQADPRKGVAAALKSWQKSFKKQQDLKEQQQRMLQIENRLWNNQEDSMIAGIDEVGRGPLAGPVVAAAVILPKDVSILGINDSKQLSHEKREQLFDEIQATALGIGIGIKEHDIIDEVNIYQATKLAMLEAIQQLPIVPDHLLIDAMQLPTAIPQESFIKGDAKSLSIAAASIIAKVTRDRIMAEYDLLYPGYDFAKNAGYGTKNHLEGLDRLGVCPIHRHSFAPVREKLTLF
- the lepB gene encoding signal peptidase I; this encodes MEKKTWKNQLWNWFKPFLLAVVLTAFFRNFVFLPMTIEGNSMMPTFQPNDQIIVKTIYHINRFDLIVFRDASNRILVKRVIGLPNETLRYENDELYINDKLVQEPFLENDFVKNVGGSWTSDFTLEELTGKIVVPKDEYFVLGDNRRSSNDSRYFGSVPASAIIGETSMIYFPFQRLSIVQ
- the ylqF gene encoding ribosome biogenesis GTPase YlqF produces the protein MTTIQWFPGHMAKARRQVTEKLTLVDIVFELVDARIPLSSRNPILDELIGEKPRIVILNKSDLADAALVQKWVAYFNKQGISAVPIVAQEGIGMKKVMSEAKRLLKPKFDRMAAQGRKPRAIRAMSIGIPNVGKSTLINRFVKKNIAKTGNRPGVTKAQQWLRLNKELDLLDTPGILWPKFEDPETGKKLALTGAIKDTILQLDDIALYGIERFQKNYPENLAARYNLSAAELALTPPELLMLISERRGFREDYSRAAEMIIYEIRNGKVGRYTLDTVPSTPLSETGEK